One Gossypium arboreum isolate Shixiya-1 chromosome 13, ASM2569848v2, whole genome shotgun sequence genomic window, atgTTACCCATTGACATTTGCTACACAAGTGAGCTAAGattaaaaatttgaatttgaaaaaCATAGATACTTACCTCGTTCACTCATCTAAATGTGGTGTCTTGTTGCGAGCTAACTTGTTGTGAATTAGCGGCCATGACATTGATCAACTCCCTAGCATCTCTAGGAGTTTTGTTAACAATTTATCCACCACTTGCTGTATCCATCATCTTCCTTTCCATGCATAAAAGTATTAAATAAGAAGTTGTTCAGAGATCCCATGTTGAGGGCAACTATCACACAACTGTTTAAATATTTCCCAATAACCATGGAGTGTCTGAGTGTCTCGTTGTTTGATGCCACAAATCTATCCCTGTATATTAGAGGATGTTGCGTGTAAATATGTAATACAAGTGTGCAAATGTACACGTTGATTCAAGTAATATAATGATGAGTGAGTATCATCTCCACAGGGATCAGAAATTGATTACAATTTGTAAAGTATTACTATAgatttaactaattaaactatgcAAAAGAAACAGAGTATAAATTGATGAATGGAATTAATGAATGAACTAATAATATCAATTATAAATGAAAAATGACAAAGCAATCTAAATGTCGTGGCAATTTACAAAGAATAAGTAGAGAATATTTCTATTGTTGAATGATAAATGTTGGAATTACTCAGGgaatatttttataacataataatGTGAAGGCAAAATTTTGACTAACTACTTTCCAGAGAATTACAACTGTAGTCTATTTCTTTTGAAAGTCAGACTTTAGTTATTATTCTAAGTTTGTGTATGTCTATAAGACTCACAAATGATAACCAAACTAACGTTCTTCACCTGTACAATTTGCACTTCTATGTCTAGGGTGTTGCAATTATTCTTTCAAATACTCGACTATATCAATGGATTAATAATCTGATGTATTTAATCCTTTCAGATTCAAATTCATCTAAGAACATCACATATAGTCAAATATGTCTAGAGCTTACATGCATGCATTCAAAATAAGCATAAATCGATTGAAACAATAATTttaatcaaaatcatatcatgggCATTATAGATAATTCAATATTCACCCAAATAATTCCAACCCAAACATAATTAGCTCATGGGTTGGGCAATGAAATCCAAAATTAAATCATTCATCAACATTCTTCAAGTTTTACGAATCACAGAAATTAAAACCAAGAAAAATAGAACAAAGGCAGAACTACAGGAAGCTCTCATTGCACTTCAGCTTCTTATCAAGATTTTACGCAAAACTCAGGGCAGATTTCTCTTCCATTTCTTCACGTCTATGATCTCCTCTTTTTAGCTGATATCTTCTTCTTCTCTACTGAACTTTCCACGCAATTTCTCCTCAAGATTTTGTTGTAGAGAGAGAAACcgctctctttcttttcttttctcctcacaATCCATGTGTCCTTCTTCTCTTCTCTCTACTCCTTTTATAGGGTAGATATGTCCCTCTCAGCACACTTATTTTGCTCATCTTTTCAGGGTGATTTATCTAGTACACGTACAACTGGCTGAAAGTGAGTGGATTGAGTGTTACGTCATCTTCCTAGAATTTTCATGACATTTATGTTGACAATCTATCCTACCATTTGCCATGGCAATGTTTCACCTCTTTCGTTTTTTTTTTCCCTCTTCTTACCTCTTTCATCCTACCTGCACCTACTACCAAAGACTACCAAACCTCTTTCCAGCAATTAAAAGTAACATAAATTTATAGTTAAACACAATTCAAGATTTAGTATGTAATGCCCTAGTAATAAGTCTAAAATGCAAGCATATTTTCTTAATTACAAGAAAATACTTCAGTTTAGAGGCCTGAATTATAATTCTTTTCAAGTGTTATCAGCGGCTAGTGAGGCAAGAAAATGTTTGCCAAGGAAAAGCCTTGCCATAAGTTAAATGATCTAGAAGGCAAGTAGAATAACCAATCTTTTGCATGGTCGGCTAATGAAAATAGGAGGCACGTAGTTTGATTTGATCTTCGGTGATGTTTTGCAGTCTCATGCTCAAACAAACGATGTGGAACTCCTTCAAATGTTTGTGAGGATATTTATTCTCAAGTCCACAGAAGGTCGGGAGTAAATGGATAAGCCCACACTTAAGTGCAAACGGCACCTCTGATTGCGATAATCAATATACAGTGGTTGTTACGCAACATTTAGTGCGTTCAATTGTCGTAGATTTTGCTCGGCCATAACTTCTTCTTTAGAATTTCTAGTTGAATGAAttgattcttcttcttcttctacagTTTGCAAGAGAGGAATTGAGGACCGTGAAACTCGTTTGTGATACTTAGCCTCTTTTCTTAATCGTTTTACAgttttctcaattttaagatCAAATTCAATTTCACCTGCATGTAAATAACGAGGCATAAAATTAACAATGTAAATAGAAATTAATCTAATTGAAACCACTCACCAGCAACAGCGCCAAAATTTGGTAGGTTGTTGAGACCTTCAAAAATAAATCCtgctaaaaaaacaaaaataaacttTTGTAGAGTTGTGAGAAAGGTCGAATCCACAGGAAGTGGGATTAGACTAATTCCTAAAAAATAAATGAGAAAATAAAGTTGAGGAGGGGATTAAAGTTCAAACTAGAATAAAAACTAATAGCAAATAACGTAGTCAAAACAATATGATTTAGGAAAATTCAAGGTTTGATAAATATCCAGCCAAGGGAAATCGTAGTTATTAATTCATGAATTGATCATTGATTTTGCAAATGATTTTTTAAACTCCTTGAATAAATTTGTTATAACTACTCGAGACGCTTTAATAGCCTAATCACTCCTTAGATCCTCGGTAACCAAAGAAACACTCAAATGATTACTTCTCTTGTTGATAAACAATCCCACGAAGACACTTCTGGGATTTAACATGCCAACAACCTTATGATTTAGAGGACCCAATTCTAGCCAACCATCTCACACTAGCGCAGATAATTTAAACTAGATTCTACACATTCATAACCTGAGTTATTCACCACACAGATTAAAACCTTCCCACAATTATGAATGAGAATATCCTAATTGGTTGTATATTAATTTGACAAATTGAAAAGTGATCAGTTCATGCAATTCACAaatcaataataatataaaaaacagaagatgtaaaaatattaaaaaatctaaaaaaaatgaaGAACGATAATCTCACAATTCAATGAATCAAAAACCTTGATAAAACCCTTAACTAGAATGAAGAATTTACAATCCATGAAGAGAAATAGAATAACAGAAGAAAATACGAAAGTCTTGTACATGTTTTCCATGCCCCCCCAAAGCCTCTTTAAATACCCTCCAAGATCTCCTAgataagagttcaaaataaacttttaaaatttcaaatcctAATCAATCGCTAAAACTAGGGCTTTGAAGAATTTTTCCATAAAGATAGGGGTTTGTTGAAAACTGCAGAAAAATCATGCAGCTTTGCTTCTCCACGCATAAGTCGTGGGCATGCCCTATTCTCCAACTTTTTCTGACCATCTTTTTAGCCCATAAAATACCCAAACTTCATTTTGCCCATAAAAACCTCTGTATGGCTTCCAAATTATTCCAACTCTTTTTTTATCCAACAAAATACAAAATTCAACCAAAAGATGAGCTTACAAGCATATTAAGTCATCAAAACACATAGGATACTTCTGAAAATATATGTAAAATTACACtaatattaatcacataaattgattattttaggATGTTTTGAGTATATTTGAATTTGTTTTGAAGGCTTGTAAACATGTCTTTTTTGGTTTGTCTTGAAACCCAAGCAAATAGGTTGTAAATGACTTGTTTTAGGGGCACACTTTGTAGcatacggcctgagacacgggctgtCACACGAACATATGCCACACACGGTCAACCCATACGAATgtgtatatttattattttaggtCCAAGtttcacacggtctaagacaGATCTATATGTCTCAATTCAGTATGTAGTATGGTCTAACACACGACCTACGAGAAGACTGTATGGCCCAACACTGAATGCACACAGGCTGACACATGGCCtgcgacacgagcgtgtgtccataattcaaatatatatacggGCTAGCACATGACTTACGACACAACCATGTGCCCTATTTCAAGTATTCACATGGGCGGACACACTGGCTGGGAGAGTTTGAAATCTTAGTTGCTTCCCAAGAAGCGCCTGATTTATAGTCATTAGCTTGACTACCTTAATGTTATTTCTAAACCAAAATACTTAAATAACTCCTTGGATTATCAGAAGATAAACCTAAAAAAACCTTGAATATTATAGTCATTTTGAAGTGCTATGgacattttaatacatttatcgACTACCTCTTAACCtatgtgtaattttgaaaaagtgTAGGCTTAGGTTTGAATAAAAGTTATGTTGGCCCTTCAAAATGAGTATTAGAAGGTGGTGTCTACATACGTGATCGAAATGATTGTTGAAACTATTCTTGGTAGGACATCCAACAACGTCGTTTTATCATTAAGTTTACTGTTATCTAGAACAAATACAAAACCAACAAATTCAAGCTCAACGCGGTAACTATCTACATGCACCATATTTTCTATTAAAACCTCTTCTTCCTTTCCTGCATTCACCATATTAACTCTAAGAGGTTCAAGACTAACGTTAGTTGTGATCACTTGTCCAACTTGAACCTCTTCATAATGTATCTCAATCATGCTTTCAACCTTCATAGGTTCAAGTTATACTCCTCCAAAGACCTATTCCCTTCCAATATCCTTAACATTAGCGGCTTCCCCAATCTCTAGTGGTGAatttaggtgtaacaccccaaaatagaaTCTAGGAGTTCTAGgggtattttaaaaattttagcctTAGAGTGCTAAGAATTTAATAGGATGGTAAATAAGAATTATATTTGACTATGGCATCTTagctattaaattaatttttcaaaatgtGCTTTGTAAACCCTTAATTTTAGAAAAATGACTGATTTGACTGTGAGCATTTAtgctataattttaccaaaatttaaaAACCCAACCTTAAAACCCCCATTCCCAGTTCTAATTCACGATAGTTACTCTTTTAAGTTGCTTTTGTTGTCCCTTGTTATCCTCTTGATCTTTCAATTGATTTTTGATTCCCAAACCATAATACTTTGATTTCCTTATCATTCCCAAGTCAATTACCTTCATAAATCTCCAagaaaaacatttaaaaactctatagatttcatcatcttcttcaaatGTTGGTTTTTTAGACTTGCATCAAAACTCATTTAATATTCCATCTAAGGTAATGTTTTGAATTCTTATGAGTTTTTCATGATATCTAGTCCTAAAAATTGAAGTATTAGCCTTTGAATTGCAAGTTTTTAATAAAAGCCGAAATTTTGCAcattaatggtggatttcgaGATTTTGAATAAATacatggtttcaaagtgtttgtcAACTCATTTTGTCAttattagaaggtttctaaacttaccTTGAAGTTTTGTTAATGATTTCttatgttttaatgaattttgtgaaaattgccaaaaaattgtcaaaaatttttgataccatgaattggGTAGTTTTCAGTGGTTTAAGGGTTGAGGATTAGGCGTAGATGACTAATTAGATGAATGAAATTCAAAGGCAAAAATGTTAAGCGTAAACCAAGTTATGAGCATTCTAAGTTTGTTATGTTAAGCGTTTTGGTTACATGAGAATTTAAAATAAGTCAATGTTTTAGTTGGTTTAAGTGAGTCTTTGGCTactatttgattgtgaatattgTATGGTTGTTGTGTGTAAATTCTCGGATTCACTGGAGCCTTCTACAAGTTAAAGGAAGAGATAGTTTGAGCTTTTAACTTTTCGGCGAAAGCATagtggtgagtgtttggaatcacTGCTCGTAGACCAAGTCATGTGTCGTTTGGGAATTTAGTAATAACCTAAAGCCTTACTCTAAACTCCGAGTGTAAGTTTTCTTGAATCTATATTTGCTTTATGGCTTTGTGCTTATATGATTATGAAATTGTTCATGGTAATAAGAAGCTCAAATGTGTGATACGTGGATGTGGTAACTATAGTGAAAGGTACAAATGTATACCTTAAATACATGTTATATGACAATGATAGTGTTTTTGCAAAAGATGCTAACATGCAATGATAGTGCAGGAATAATCGGTAAGTGTTATGTGTTCGATTTcgaatattttggccttgtgattttgaaatcattggatatagttggcatgcgaTAGAGTTTTGACTACTCACCTATATTATAGTGATTTTTGGGCATTAAAACTCTGGGATAtgttggagggataagggaataTGAGCTAAACTCCATTCAACGGGACGTGAGGGGAAATAAAGAGAGTGTTAACTTTATGCTacacttttgggacatgtttggaTCTAAGAGTctatgtttggtgtgttggagatccgtgtatctgataagtgatgatagagctcactaTATGTTTTATAACTCAAGTGTCAATCTATCATATTATA contains:
- the LOC108464195 gene encoding uncharacterized protein LOC108464195 isoform X1; protein product: MILVVLFANSEGNILVERSVYIFYMTLEDVNVYVVGKDEYDELASGFIFEGLNNLPNFGAVAGEIEFDLKIEKTVKRLRKEAKYHKRVSRSSIPLLQTVEEEEESIHSTRNSKEEVMAEQNLRQLNALNVA